One window from the genome of [Mycobacterium] stephanolepidis encodes:
- the pgeF gene encoding peptidoglycan editing factor PgeF, with product MGFRVRRVTTTRRGGVSRAPFDSFNLGDHVGDDPDAVAANRSRLASALGLPDDRLIWMQQVHGDNVHRVEGPGTSVIPETDALLTTEPGIALAVLTADCVPVLFADASAGVVAGAHAGRVGAKLGIVPRTIEAMVEAGARVERISAFLGPAVSGRYYEVPADMAADVETALPGSRTTTAAGTPGLDLRAGIARQLSGLGVRAIDIDPRCTVEDPDLFSYRREPRTGRLASVIWLS from the coding sequence ATGGGTTTTCGAGTTCGACGTGTCACCACCACCAGGCGCGGTGGTGTGTCGCGCGCACCTTTCGACAGTTTCAACCTCGGTGATCACGTTGGTGACGACCCCGATGCGGTGGCTGCCAACCGGTCACGCCTGGCGAGTGCGCTGGGCTTGCCGGACGATCGTCTGATCTGGATGCAGCAGGTTCACGGTGACAATGTGCACCGCGTCGAGGGGCCCGGAACATCGGTTATCCCGGAGACCGACGCGTTGTTGACCACCGAACCCGGCATCGCGCTCGCGGTCCTGACCGCGGACTGCGTCCCGGTGCTGTTCGCCGATGCGAGCGCGGGAGTCGTCGCGGGCGCCCATGCCGGACGGGTCGGCGCGAAACTCGGCATCGTGCCGCGCACCATCGAAGCCATGGTGGAGGCCGGCGCTCGGGTGGAACGTATCTCGGCCTTTCTCGGGCCGGCGGTAAGCGGCCGGTATTACGAGGTGCCGGCCGATATGGCCGCGGATGTGGAGACGGCGCTGCCGGGGAGTCGCACTACCACCGCCGCAGGCACGCCGGGCCTGGATCTGCGGGCCGGAATCGCCCGGCAGCTTTCCGGATTGGGTGTGAGGGCCATCGACATCGACCCGCGCTGCACGGTCGAGGACCCGGATTTGTTCAGTTATCGCCGGGAGCCTCGCACCGGACGGCTGGCCTCGGTGATCTGGCTCAGTTGA
- a CDS encoding YggS family pyridoxal phosphate-dependent enzyme, with protein MTRTDELSTALAAVRERVRVAAEAVDRDPQEIELLPVTKFFPAADVQELYSLGCRAFGESRDQEAAAKVAEVGHADIQWHMVGNLQRNKAKSVAHWAYSVHSVDNPRLVAALDTARAAGEKSEPLHVYLQISLDGDTARGGVDIADLAGVDELCAQVVASEHLELAGLMALPPREADTDQAFRRLQQEHERVRRRYPQANRLSAGMSNDLETAIKYGSTCVRVGTALMGQRPLTSR; from the coding sequence ATGACGCGCACCGATGAGCTGAGCACCGCACTGGCCGCGGTGCGAGAGCGAGTCCGCGTTGCCGCCGAGGCTGTTGATCGCGACCCGCAAGAGATTGAACTGCTGCCCGTCACCAAGTTTTTCCCGGCGGCCGACGTCCAGGAGCTGTACTCGTTGGGCTGTCGCGCGTTCGGGGAATCGAGGGATCAGGAGGCCGCCGCCAAAGTGGCGGAGGTGGGCCACGCGGACATCCAATGGCACATGGTGGGCAATCTGCAGCGCAACAAGGCGAAATCGGTTGCCCACTGGGCCTATTCGGTGCATTCGGTGGACAATCCACGGCTGGTGGCCGCGCTGGACACGGCGCGCGCGGCGGGGGAGAAGAGCGAGCCACTGCACGTGTACCTCCAGATCAGCCTCGATGGCGATACCGCTCGTGGCGGAGTGGATATCGCTGACCTGGCCGGAGTCGACGAACTGTGCGCGCAGGTAGTCGCCAGCGAGCATCTCGAGCTTGCCGGATTGATGGCTCTGCCTCCTCGTGAGGCGGATACCGACCAGGCCTTTCGTCGGCTCCAGCAAGAACACGAACGTGTTCGGCGGCGCTATCCGCAGGCGAATCGCTTATCGGCAGGAATGTCCAACGACCTGGAGACCGCCATTAAATATGGGTCCACTTGTGTGCGTGTCGGAACGGCGCTGATGGGGCAGCGACCGCTAACGTCACGGTAG
- a CDS encoding cell division protein SepF, producing MSTLHKVKAYFGMAPMDDYDDEYYDDVDAHAPRRASAEDRRYPRRGERFADDAEYGYDEPGYRSGGPGGYAEEDRFATRHPAPREFDRPAPRLGSLRGSAPTRGALAMDPRRAAIFEEGSPLSKITTLRPKDYSEARTIGERFRDGTPVIMDLVSMDNADAKRVVDFAAGLAFALRGSFDKVATKVFLLSPADIDVSAEERRRIAESGFYSYQ from the coding sequence ATGAGCACGCTGCACAAGGTCAAGGCCTACTTCGGCATGGCTCCCATGGACGACTATGACGACGAGTACTACGACGACGTCGACGCTCATGCGCCCCGGCGCGCGTCCGCCGAGGATCGCCGGTACCCGCGTCGTGGCGAGCGGTTTGCCGACGATGCCGAGTACGGCTACGACGAGCCCGGCTACCGTTCGGGTGGCCCCGGTGGTTACGCCGAGGAAGACCGGTTTGCCACTCGCCACCCGGCGCCGCGCGAGTTCGACCGTCCGGCACCGCGTTTGGGCTCATTGAGGGGTAGCGCCCCCACCCGTGGCGCGCTGGCCATGGATCCGCGCCGCGCCGCCATCTTCGAAGAAGGAAGCCCGTTGTCGAAGATCACCACGCTGCGTCCCAAGGACTACAGCGAGGCCCGCACCATCGGTGAGCGTTTCCGCGACGGCACCCCGGTCATCATGGACCTGGTGTCGATGGACAACGCCGATGCCAAGCGCGTGGTGGATTTCGCGGCCGGACTAGCGTTCGCGTTGCGCGGTTCGTTCGACAAGGTGGCGACGAAGGTCTTCCTGCTGTCTCCGGCCGATATCGATGTCAGCGCCGAGGAGCGCCGTCGGATCGCCGAGAGCGGTTTCTACTCCTACCAGTAG